A single window of Gambusia affinis linkage group LG18, SWU_Gaff_1.0, whole genome shotgun sequence DNA harbors:
- the LOC122820243 gene encoding uncharacterized protein LOC122820243, whose protein sequence is MMTYYPAEINSDGSISVILRVKFNFHSCQDGTLTCTFGNCGVESTVLVNTKIEEVSGSWCQSEKITTQLLPNNSPFWIAFTGGDWLGNRQNIRSWRAVTGVELRTRSDTNKPNSSPQTTIFSTLRVPSNCQRNISLLAFDPDGDEVKCRYANISLSECETPCTPPSVLSLSPTCILSFRAASSSDEGWYAVQMVMEDFPRQPVTLTQTNGSQEVKTTNDPISKIPVQFAFQVDPAALSCTDGVYLPRFVSPTPEHGARFYSPVNQTLEIKIRAEAAQSNIDGVLFSGPYNVVKNSSGSGNFTLKWTPSLRENGQSHPICFIVQASVSSSTYQSELRCVIVTVEKVLPAHLMVVKLKISTTLSLKDKRDEIEKAIKGNLVAGGLPADIKVHLRSFGPANKTSAP, encoded by the exons ATGATGACTTATTACCCAGCAGAAATTAACTCAGACGGATCCATCTCT GTGATCCTTCGTGTTAAGTTTAACTTCCATTCTTGCCAAGATGGTACACTTACCTGCACATTTGGAAACTGTGGTGTTGAAAGTACGGTTCTTGTAAATACCAAGATTGAGGAAGTGAGTGGTTCTTGGTGTCAGAGCGAAAAAATCACAACTCAGCTGCTTCCCAACAACTCTCCATTTTGGATTGC GTTTACTGGTGGAGATTGGTTAGGTAATCGTCAAAACATTAGATCCTGGAGAGCAGTGACTGGTGTTGAACTGAGGACCCGATCCGACACCAACAAACCCAACTCATCACCACAAACCACCATCTTTTCAACTCTGAG AGTTCCTTCAAATTGTCAGAGAAATATTAGCCTGTTGGCCTTTGACCCCGATGGAGACGAGGTTAAATGCAGATATGCCAACATTTCCTTGTCAGAGTGCGAGACTCCCTGTACACCTCCATCTGTTCTCAGCCTCTCACCT ACCTGCATCCTGTCATTCAGAGCAGCTTCCAGCAGTGATGAAGGCTGGTACGCCGTCCAGATGGTGATGGAGGATTTTCCCCGACAACCCGTCACTCTGACTCAGACTAACGGGTCACAGGAAGTGAAAACTACCAACGATCCAATCAGCAAGATTCCTGTCCAGTTTGCTTTTCAAG TGGATCCTGCTGCTCTTTCCTGCACAGACGGCGTTTATCTGCCCAGATTTGTGTCTCCAACTCCAGAACATGGAGCTCGGTTCTACAGCCCAGTCAATCAGACTCTGGAGATCAAGATCAGAGCAGAAGCAGCTCAGTCTAA CATCGATGGGGTCCTGTTCAGCGGGCCGTACAACGTGGTCAAGAATTCGTCTGGATCAGGGAACTTCACCCTGAAGTGGACGCCATCTTTAAGGGAAAATGGGCAGAGCCACCCCATCTGTTTCATTGTCCAAGCAAG TGTCTCCAGTTCTACCTACCAGTCTGAGCTTCGCTGTGTTATTGTGACGGTTGAAAAAG TTCTTCCAGCTCATCTTATGGTTGTGAAGCTGAAGATCTCCACTACACTGTCACTGAAAGACAAACGAGACGAAATCGAGAAAGCG